From Polaribacter haliotis:
TTATATTTTTATAGCTATATTTCTTTTAATATCATTTTTTATTGCATCTGCTTCTGCAGGAATTTTCGACAATATAAGTGGCACAATGGGTTCATCTAGAATTGTAAATTCACCCATACAAATTATTGGAATTTTTAATGAACTGACAATTTTAATTCTTTTTTTATTTCCTGCGATAATTGGGGTTTCTATTTATAGAGATTTTAAAAGTGAAATGCATACCATTTTATTTTCATATCCATTTACCAAAGCAAATTATTTGTTTGCAAAGTTTTTTAGCGGAGTTGTTGCGGTTTCTGCTATTGTATTGGTAATTGCCTTGGGACTTTTTATAGGCTTTCGTTTTCCAGGTACAAATTCAGATTTGATAGAAAGTTTTAGTTTTATTTCTTATATTAAAGCTTACTTAATATTTGTTTTACCTAATATTTTATTTTTTGGTGCAGTTGTTTTTGCAGTAGTTACATTTACTAGAAGTATTGGTGCAGGTTTTATTTCTGTAATAATTTTACTTTTTTTTGGTTTTGGAATAAGTAGTATACTTTCCGAACCAGAACAAGTTAATTTGTTGGCAATTTTAGATCCTTTTGGATTTTCGGCTATAGATAAGTATACCAAATATTGGACGATGTCTGAACAAAATGCATTACAAATACCAATTAAAGAATACATTATTTATAATAGATTGTTTTGGTTGGCAATAACATCTTTAGTGTTTGGTTTGGTGTATAAATATTTTAAATTTAATCAAAATGCCCTTACCATTTCCTTTAGAAAAACAAAAGGAGAACGCGTTACCAAAACAAATTTTAGTGGTGTCACTAAAATAGAGTTAACCAAAGTATCTTATAATTATTCTTTTCTTCAAAATTTAAAAACAACTTGGAAACTTTCTAATTTAGAGTTTAAATATATTTTTAAGAGTTTACCTTTTATCTGTATTTTAATTGTAGGTGTTTTGCTTTTAGTAGGTTCTTTATTTTTTGTAGGCGAAATTTTCGGCACCAAAACATTGCCTGTAACTTGGCAAATGTTGTCTGGTGGAAATACATTTACATTAATTATAAATTTATGTACATTTTTGTATTCTGGTATGTTGGTACAAAGAGCTAGAACAGCAAAAATTAATTATTTGGTAGATAGCACACCCATACCAAACTGGACGTTGCTTTTTTCTAAATTAATTGCGCTTTTAAAAATGCAATTAGTCTTATTATCTGTAATTATGGTTGCAGGTGTTTTGTTTCAAACTTATAAAGGTTTTTATGATTATGAAATAATGCATTATATAAAAGAATTATTTGGTTTAAAGTTCTTAAATTATGTTGTTTGGGCTTTATTGTCCATCTTTATACAAACACTATTTAAAAACCAATATTTAGGCTTTTTTGTATTGCTAATTATATCTATTGCAATGCCATTATTAGGTTTAGTGGGTGTAGAGTTAGCAGTCTTTAAATACAATGAAGGTCCAGGTTTTAGTTATTCCGATATGAATGGTTATGGTTCTGGATTATCTAGATATTTATGGTACAAAGTCTATTGGGTTTTAGGAGGAACTGTACTTATTGTTTTAAGTGTTTTGATGTGGGTAAGAGGTTTACCAAATAATTTTGTAGAAAGAATTTATATTGCAAAAAAGAGATTTAAAGTGCCTCAGAAAATAGCATTCTTTACTTTTTTAATTACTTTTTTAAGTTTAGGATTTACAATTTGGAAAGCCACAAAATCAGATTCTAAAAATTCAGCTTCTAAACAAGCAGAATTGGACGCTGTTAAATGGGAAAAAACCTATAAGAAATACCAAAATTATAGGCAACCAAGAATTGTAGGTGTAAAAGCAGATGTTGCTATTTTTCCAAAGGAAAGAACATACAATGCATCTGTTGAATTTACAATGGTAAATAAAACAGACCAAGCTATAGATACTATTTTGTTAAATCATAATTCCTTAGAAAGTACTTTTGAGTTTAACAAACCAAATAATATAGTTTTAGAAGATACTGTGTTTCATTTCGATATATATCAACTTAAAAATAAATTGCAGCCAGGTGATTCTTTACAACTTTCTGTAACTGTAAAAAGTAAAGAAAACACTACTTTTCAACAAAAATCTCCAATAAGAGAAAATGGAACTTTTATCAATAATTTTAGCATATTTCCATCTTTAGGATATTCTCCTGCAGGTGAGTTAAGAGATGATAAAACGCGAGAAAAATACGATTTACCAAAAAATAATTTACGCCCACATCCATCAGATTCTACAGCTTTAGGAAACACTTATATTTCTAGAGATGCAGATTGGATAGATTTCGAAGCAACTGTTTCTACTTCTAAAGATCAAATTGCAATTGCACCAGGTTATTTGCAAAAAGAATGGACAGAAGGAAATCGTAGATATTTCAACTATAAAATGGACAGTAAAATTTTAAATTTTTACGCATTTAATTCTGCCAGATATAAAGTTAAAAAAGAAATGTGGAATGGAATTAGTTTAGAAATCTATTACCATAAATCACATACCTATAACTTAGATAGAATGATGAAAGGGATAAAGGCTTCTTTAGAATATAACACGAAGAACTTTAGTCCTTATCAACACAAACAAGTAAGAATTATAGAATTCCCAAGAACAGGAGGAAGTTTTGCACAATCGTTTCCAAACACAATTCCGTTTTCGGAAGGTGTAGGTTTTATTGCAGATGTAGATGATACAAAAGATGGTGGTGTAGATTACCCGTTTGCAATTACTGTGCACGAATTAGCACATCAATGGTTTGCACATCAAGTAATTGGAGCAGATGTTTTAGGAGCAACATTAACATCTGAAAGTATGTCTGAGTATGTTTCTTTAAAAGTTATCGAGAAGAAACAAGGAAAAACCAAAATGCGAAAGTTTTTAAAAGATGCATTAGATGGTTATTTAACAGGACGAACTTTCGAGTCTAAAAGAGAAAAACCTTTAATGTATAACGATGGACAAGGGTATATCCATTACCAAAAGGGCTCTTTGGTTTTATATGCAATGAGCGATTATATTGGTGAAGAAAATTTTAATGGAGCTATTAAAAAGTATGTGAATAAAGTAAAGTTTCAAGAACCACCTTATACAACCTCTATAGAAATGGTCGAATTTATAAAGGAAGCAACACCAGATTCTTTAAAATACCTTATTAAAGATATGTTCGAAACAATTACACTTTATAAAAACAGAGTTGTAGATTTAAAATCTAAAGAACTAGAAAATGGAAAATATCAGGTTGATATCGAGTTTGAAGTTTCTAAATATAGAAATAACGAGAAAGGAAAACGTTATTATAGCGATAACAAAAAAGATTCCATTTCTTACACTAAAGAAGGTTCTGAAAAACCTATTTATTCTGTTCCTTTAGCAGACTATATAGATATTGGTATTTTTACAGAAGAAGAAATCGATGGTAAAAAAGAAGAGAAGCAATTGTATTTTAAAAAGCATAAGATTACTCAAATAAATAATAAAATTACAATTATTGTAGATGAGAGGCCAATAGAAGTTGGTATAGATCCTTACAATAAATTAATAGATACGAAATCTGACGATAATCGAAGGAAATTATAATAAATATGACAAAACAAATCAAAATAACAACTGCTTCTATACTTTTTTTAGCAGTTGTTATTTTTCATATATATGGGCTTTTAGAAAGTGAAACACTAGCGTTTTTTACAAAACCATTTTTAACGATAACTTTGGTTATCATATATTTAGTATCCGTTAAAAAACCCAGTTTTTGGTATGTTTCTGCCTTGTTTTTTTCTTTTTGGGGTGATGTTTTTCTGCTTTTTAAAGAAGATTTTTTCTTATTTGGTTTAGCTTCTTTTCTATTTGCACATATCTTATATATTAAAATTTCTGCAGATTTTTTAAAGAAAATTAAACCTCATAAAATATTGTTAGTTTCGTTTCCATTTGTAATAATTTTCATTGGTTTATTATGGCTTTTAAAAGATGATTTAGGCGATTTTTTAATCCCAGTAATTGTTTACGGAATTACCATTTCTTCTTTTGGAGCAATAACGCTTCTAAATTATGTTGAAGAAAAAAGGACAGAAAACCTATGGCTATTTCTGGGGGCACTTATTTTTATAATATCAGATAGTGTATTGGCAATTAATAAGTTTTATGAGGCTAGAGAAATGTTTGAAGTTGTAATAATGGTAACTTATATTATTGCTCAATATTTAATTTGTAAAGCGTTAATAGCGAAAGATTCATAAAGTATTAATTATAGAAAAGTATAAAATCAAAAAAAGCAACTACGTGAGTAGTTGCTTTTTTAGATAGGGGTAAACTTCTATATTTTTTAACTATTGTTGTTAGGG
This genomic window contains:
- a CDS encoding ABC transporter permease/M1 family aminopeptidase yields the protein MFSTIFKQELKYWFNKPLLYIFIAIFLLISFFIASASAGIFDNISGTMGSSRIVNSPIQIIGIFNELTILILFLFPAIIGVSIYRDFKSEMHTILFSYPFTKANYLFAKFFSGVVAVSAIVLVIALGLFIGFRFPGTNSDLIESFSFISYIKAYLIFVLPNILFFGAVVFAVVTFTRSIGAGFISVIILLFFGFGISSILSEPEQVNLLAILDPFGFSAIDKYTKYWTMSEQNALQIPIKEYIIYNRLFWLAITSLVFGLVYKYFKFNQNALTISFRKTKGERVTKTNFSGVTKIELTKVSYNYSFLQNLKTTWKLSNLEFKYIFKSLPFICILIVGVLLLVGSLFFVGEIFGTKTLPVTWQMLSGGNTFTLIINLCTFLYSGMLVQRARTAKINYLVDSTPIPNWTLLFSKLIALLKMQLVLLSVIMVAGVLFQTYKGFYDYEIMHYIKELFGLKFLNYVVWALLSIFIQTLFKNQYLGFFVLLIISIAMPLLGLVGVELAVFKYNEGPGFSYSDMNGYGSGLSRYLWYKVYWVLGGTVLIVLSVLMWVRGLPNNFVERIYIAKKRFKVPQKIAFFTFLITFLSLGFTIWKATKSDSKNSASKQAELDAVKWEKTYKKYQNYRQPRIVGVKADVAIFPKERTYNASVEFTMVNKTDQAIDTILLNHNSLESTFEFNKPNNIVLEDTVFHFDIYQLKNKLQPGDSLQLSVTVKSKENTTFQQKSPIRENGTFINNFSIFPSLGYSPAGELRDDKTREKYDLPKNNLRPHPSDSTALGNTYISRDADWIDFEATVSTSKDQIAIAPGYLQKEWTEGNRRYFNYKMDSKILNFYAFNSARYKVKKEMWNGISLEIYYHKSHTYNLDRMMKGIKASLEYNTKNFSPYQHKQVRIIEFPRTGGSFAQSFPNTIPFSEGVGFIADVDDTKDGGVDYPFAITVHELAHQWFAHQVIGADVLGATLTSESMSEYVSLKVIEKKQGKTKMRKFLKDALDGYLTGRTFESKREKPLMYNDGQGYIHYQKGSLVLYAMSDYIGEENFNGAIKKYVNKVKFQEPPYTTSIEMVEFIKEATPDSLKYLIKDMFETITLYKNRVVDLKSKELENGKYQVDIEFEVSKYRNNEKGKRYYSDNKKDSISYTKEGSEKPIYSVPLADYIDIGIFTEEEIDGKKEEKQLYFKKHKITQINNKITIIVDERPIEVGIDPYNKLIDTKSDDNRRKL
- a CDS encoding lysoplasmalogenase, with amino-acid sequence MTKQIKITTASILFLAVVIFHIYGLLESETLAFFTKPFLTITLVIIYLVSVKKPSFWYVSALFFSFWGDVFLLFKEDFFLFGLASFLFAHILYIKISADFLKKIKPHKILLVSFPFVIIFIGLLWLLKDDLGDFLIPVIVYGITISSFGAITLLNYVEEKRTENLWLFLGALIFIISDSVLAINKFYEAREMFEVVIMVTYIIAQYLICKALIAKDS